In a genomic window of Vigna angularis cultivar LongXiaoDou No.4 chromosome 6, ASM1680809v1, whole genome shotgun sequence:
- the LOC108319991 gene encoding uncharacterized protein LOC108319991 — protein MERIFNAKRCPDENRLAYSEYLLTDEASHWWASARAILTDAQQPINWEVFRNKFYEEYFPDSVCFAKEVEFLQLVQGGMSVSEYTNKFKHLVRFNTMATSEEWQCRKFENGLRGDLKVVISSLCIRTFPAMVERAKVLEKNLAEAERHKKQQTVRGPIVSRGNVNQRGSPYARPTTNTSGSQALVPAGQSGQQSNVICYQCGGPHYRSSCPQLVGGKYCTQCRRNGHLENECNMGGRAVMRPPNAGRNQQGRGGRAQAVGRVYAITGAEAASSAAGEVRTSTMCVRCPIEVEGRRYKVNLICLPLKDLEVILGMDWLNTNRVLIDCGAKRLIFPEEDEEELGVTLGKLKEDIMEGATCFLIMTHEDRESADENFERSSNKCTEGRMVVDEFQDVFPEEIPGLPPVREVEFTIDLVTTAAPISVQPYRMAPAELVELKKQIEELMDKQFIRPSCIDYRQLNKLTIKNKDPLPRIDDLLDQLHGATVFSKIDLRSGYHQIRVKEDDIQKTAFRSRYGHYEYVVMPFGVTNTPAVFMDYMNRIFWPYLDKFVVVFIDDILIYSKTQAEHEEHLRAVLSVLREKELYAKLSKCEFWMKEVQFLGHIVSVGGISVDPAKVRAVMEWERPRSVTEVRSFVGLAGYYRRFIEGFSKIVAPLTQLTRKDQPFAWTDLCEERFQELKVKLTSAPVLIIPDTSKPFEVYCDASHQGLGCVLMQER, from the exons ATGGAACGAATTTTCAACGCCAAGAGATGTCCGGATGAGAACCGCTTGGCGTATTCAGAGTACTTGCTAACTGATGAAGCgagccactggtgggcgagcgCGAGAGCCATTCTAACGGACGCTCAACAACCAATCAATTGGGAAGTGTTCAGAAACAAATTTTATGAGGAATACTTCCCTGACAGCGTTTGTTTTGCCAAGGAGGTAGAGTTTTTGCAACTCGTTCAAGGTGGTATGTCTGTTTCAGAGTACACCAACAAGTTTAAACACCTTGTCAGATTCAATACAATGGCCACTAGTGAGGAGTGGCAGTGCAGGAAATTCGAGAACGGTTTGCGCGGTGATCTGAAGGTTGTGATTTCCAGCTTGTGTATCCGAACGTTCCCTGCTATGGTTGAAAGAGCTAAGGTGTTAGAGAAGAACTTGGCAGAGGCGGAAAGGCACAAGAAACAGCAAACAGTAAGGGGGCCGATCGTCTCAAGGGGAAATGTGAATCAGAGAGGCTCCccttacgctcgtccaacaACCAACACGAGTGGATCTCAAGCTTTGGTTCCTGCCGGACAGTCTGGGCAGCAAAGTAACGTTATATGTTACCAGTGTGGAGGACCCCATTATCGTTCGTCATGCCCTCAACTAGTGGGAGGAAAATATTGCACTCAATGTAGAAGAAATGGACATCTGGAGAACGAGTGCAACATGGGCGGACGCGCTGTGATGAGACCGCCGAACGCTGGAAGGAACCAGCAAGGTAGAGGTGGTCGAGCTCAAGCTGTTGGGCGTGTATATGCAATTACTGGGGCGGAAGCAGCGAGTTCAG CTGCGGGTGAAGTTAGGACGTCTACCATGTGTgttagatgtcctattgaggtaGAAGGACGTAGGTACAAGGTGAATCTCATCTGTTTGCCTCTCAAAGACTTAGAAGTAattctgggaatggattggctaaATACCAATCGCGTTCTCATAGATTGTGGAGCTAAGAGGTTAATTTttcctgaagaagatgaagaggagtTGGGTGTGACGCTCGGTAAATTGAAAGAAGACATTATGGAGGGCGCGACTTGTTTCTTGATCATGACGCATGAAGACAGAGAGAGTGCGGATGAgaattttgagcgttcgtccaataagTGCACTGAAGGACGAATGGTTGTGGACGAATTCCAGGATGTCTTTCCAGAAGAGATCCCTGGACTACCTCCTGTGCGTGAGGTTGAATTCACCATTGATTTGGTGACCACGGCAGCCCCTATATCTGTTCAACCATACCGTATGGCGCCTGCAGAGTTGGTTGAACtcaagaagcagattgaagaacTTATGGATAAACAATTCATCAGACCGAGT tgtatagactacaggcaattgaacaagctgaccatcaagaacaaagacccgttgccaaggattgatGACTTGTTGGATCAACTGCATGGGGCAACGGTGTTCTCTAAGATTGATTTGCGTTCGGGATATCACCAAATCAGGGTGAAGGAGGACGACATCCAGAAGACTGCTTTCAGGTCGCGttatggacactacgagtatgtagtgatgccatttggAGTAACGAACACTCCTGCAGTgttcatggattatatgaacCGCATCTTCTGGCCATACCTGGACAAGTTTGTGGTCGTTTttatagatgatattctcatctactctAAGACGCAAGCTGAACatgaagaacacttgagggCAGTGCTGAGCGTGTTGAGGGAAAAGGAGTTGTATGCCAAACTGTCcaagtgtgaattctggatgaaggaggtGCAATTTCTGGGCCATATTGTGTCCGTTGGAGGGATCTCGGTAGATCCAGCAAAGGTACGTGCGGTTATGGAATGGGAACGTCCGCGTTCGGTCACGGAGGTGAGAAGCTTCGTTGGTcttgcgggctactataggcgtttCATTGAAGGgttttctaagatagtagcaccaCTGACTCAGCTCACCAGGAAAGATCAACCGTTCGCGTGGACTGACTTGTGTGAGGAACGTTTCCAGGAGCTGAAAGTCAAactgacgagcgctccagtttTAATCATTCCAGACACGTCCAAGCCCTTTGAAGTGTACTGCGACGCGTCTCATCAAGGGTTGGGCTGTGTGCTCATGCAAGAGAGATGA